The Blastopirellula marina genome has a window encoding:
- a CDS encoding RidA family protein, translating to MSFDANLDALNVELPPAPKAMGLYKPAVTVGNLVYLSGHGPLSPDGSLQLGKVGVDVDQDTANAAARQTGLAMLATLKAHLGSLDKIKRLVKTFGMVNCEDTFTQQPAVINGFSELMKQVFGEDCGIAARSAIGVNALPAGMTVEIEAIFELND from the coding sequence ATGAGCTTCGATGCCAACCTGGATGCTTTGAACGTGGAACTTCCGCCGGCCCCTAAGGCAATGGGTTTGTACAAGCCAGCGGTCACGGTCGGCAACCTGGTTTACCTCTCGGGACATGGCCCTTTGAGCCCCGACGGTTCGCTTCAGCTCGGCAAAGTGGGCGTCGATGTCGATCAGGACACGGCCAACGCCGCCGCTCGTCAAACCGGGCTGGCCATGCTCGCCACGTTGAAGGCGCACCTGGGCAGCCTCGACAAGATCAAGCGTCTGGTGAAGACCTTCGGCATGGTCAACTGCGAAGATACATTCACGCAGCAGCCGGCGGTGATCAACGGTTTCAGCGAACTGATGAAGCAGGTCTTCGGCGAAGATTGCGGCATCGCCGCACGTAGCGCCATCGGCGTGAATGCCCTGCCAGCTGGTATGACCGTGGAAATCGAAGCGATCTTCGAATTGAACGACTAA
- the prfB gene encoding peptide chain release factor 2 (programmed frameshift) — translation MEREFYDRAESIRQRLLQLKDSLDYAAKQQQLQEIEERMSASDFWNNQEKAQETVGQMKSLKSLVEPMEECLSGIEDLEVMLEMAEEDASLAAEVPGTIEKLENDLETLELKALLDGPYDNCGAIVTINARDGGTDANDWAEMMLTMYGRWADQNEYDVELIDRTDNEEAGINNATFVVRGPMAYGYLKGETGMHRLVRISPFNSEGKRQTSFAAVDVSPEIPDSEEVDIDEDDVRVDTFRASGAGGQHVNKTDSAIRLTHIPTGIVVQCQQERSQHKNRAQAWKMLRSRIARVEEERRESQQAEKYKTQAKVGFGSQIRNYFLHPDQRVKDARTGYYMGSFHSVMNGEIQGFLDAYLRWRVGQESPQN, via the exons ATGGAACGCGAGTTTTACGATCGAGCAGAGAGCATTCGTCAGCGACTCCTTCAGTTAAAGGACTCTCTT GACTACGCTGCCAAGCAGCAGCAACTGCAGGAAATTGAAGAGCGGATGTCGGCCTCCGATTTCTGGAACAACCAGGAGAAAGCCCAGGAAACGGTCGGCCAGATGAAGTCGCTCAAGAGCCTGGTCGAACCGATGGAAGAGTGCCTGTCGGGTATCGAAGACCTGGAAGTCATGCTCGAAATGGCCGAGGAAGATGCATCCCTGGCCGCGGAAGTTCCCGGCACGATCGAGAAACTGGAAAACGACCTGGAAACGCTCGAGCTCAAAGCGCTGCTCGATGGACCGTACGACAATTGCGGCGCGATCGTCACGATCAACGCGCGCGATGGTGGTACCGATGCCAACGACTGGGCAGAAATGATGCTCACGATGTATGGTCGTTGGGCGGATCAGAACGAGTACGACGTCGAACTGATCGACCGCACCGACAACGAAGAGGCTGGCATCAACAATGCCACCTTCGTCGTTCGCGGGCCCATGGCTTACGGTTACCTGAAAGGGGAAACCGGCATGCATCGCCTGGTGCGGATCAGCCCGTTCAACTCGGAAGGCAAACGCCAGACAAGCTTCGCAGCGGTCGACGTTTCGCCTGAGATTCCCGATAGCGAAGAAGTCGATATCGATGAAGACGACGTACGTGTCGACACGTTCCGGGCCAGCGGTGCTGGTGGTCAGCACGTGAACAAGACCGACAGCGCTATTCGCTTGACGCATATTCCCACCGGCATTGTCGTGCAGTGCCAACAGGAACGCAGTCAGCATAAGAACCGGGCCCAGGCCTGGAAGATGCTGCGTTCGCGAATCGCGCGCGTCGAGGAAGAACGTCGCGAAAGCCAACAGGCCGAAAAGTATAAGACCCAAGCCAAGGTCGGTTTCGGCTCGCAGATTCGCAATTACTTCCTGCACCCCGATCAGCGCGTGAAGGATGCCCGGACCGGCTATTACATGGGCAGCTTCCATAGCGTCATGAACGGCGAAATCCAAGGCTTCCTCGATGCCTACCTACGCTGGCGAGTCGGGCAGGAATCGCCGCAGAACTAA